The region AGATACCTGTTCCCACAATCAACAGCAGAAACAGAACCACGCCTGTGCCAATCAGAAGAGACCGGCCCCGATTCGATTTCGTTTTCTGAAAATGTTGCGCCAGGGGAGGAGGACTCGGAGGGCGTTTGGGAGAGGCAGCTGCCACTGGTGATGCTGATGTCGGGCTAGAATCAATGTCTCTGGTATTTTTTACCGCCTCAGTCGCCTGCTGTTGTGGTAGTTGCCCTGTCCTTGCGGCTTCAATAAGTGTTCCTTCCGGAGCGGTTCCCAGATCAGCACAGAGGTCAATTAAATGCATCCGCGGATTACGCCTGGCAGCGTCTGCTTCGGGAGTACCATCCAGCACAAAACGCCACTGACAATCCACGCCCGCGGGCAGCTTTGTAAAATAGGTGCTGAAGGTGACATCCCAGCGTTTCTTTTCCGGCAACAGCTGTAAGGCTTCGGCCACCAAGGCAAGCGTGCTGCTGCCGGCTTCAACGGGAAAGATAATCGTCTGTGTCTGATTCTTGCCTTCTAAAGCGGATTGTGCCAGCACACCTGCCCAGCCCGCATCGCACCAGCGCGACCAGCTGGTACACTGGGTTAGCGGAGGGTGGTCGCTGCTTAAATGATGGCAGTTCATTTCAGTGTAACGGGTCTGAGAGTCCCATTCTTCGACACAGAACCCAGGCTTCTGCAACTGGTAAGCAGGGCCTGCGGGGGGACGTTCAGAACGCGTCAAAGCCACATGGTGGGCCAGCTTGTTGGTACGCCCTGTATAGTCCTGGCCAGCATCGCAGATACGGGATAAAACTGAATACTCCTGACCGCCGACCGTAACCTTCAGATGGGAGTAGTTGACCGGATTCAGGTGGGCGTTTTCGTCATGTACCGCAAATGCGTGGCGGTAGCCGCTTAGAGATTCCAAACGTTCTGCCAGGTTCCGGGCCATCCCCTGGGTGGCGATCACGGTACAGAATCCTCGGCTGCCAGGCTTCAAGCCCTTAGGTGCGGAGGTGTAGACGATCTCCTGGCTCATATTTCCGAATCCTGGATCTGAGTGGCAAAATGATTAGGTAGGCTTTCAGTATTTATTGAAGCAAATTTATAAGTCTGACTCGCATCACGCTTTCTCACTGTCCTCAAAATCAGGAGTTTTTATACTTCCTGAAGTAAACAGAACCAACGCAGGACAAGACTTACGTATACACTACCATAGAATCGTACACCCTCTCAAGTGGCTTGTGAGAAGGAGTGAGCAATTCTTAACTGATGCCTCATTCAGAACTGACAGTTGGCTACTTTCCAGATATCGTGGCGACGATGCAGAACGCTGGAGTGGATGATCTACAACGTCCACACCGGGCGATCGTCGAAGGGGCGATGTCCCTTGGGCGAGGCCGGTGTCAAGTCGATCACGAAAGCCTGGAAGCCACCTCCGATCGGGATCTACACCCTGGTCTCGATTGATCATAGGGTACCGGAATCAAAGCATGTATGGCGGACGTTTGGCTTCCACGATTTAACGGCCAGGTGCACTGATGAAGGCGGCCGTCCGGACGCAAGGCCAACTGAGGGTGACGACCAGAGTCAAGGAAAAGAATGCACTACCCGGAGAATGCATTCGAAATGTTATTCAACTTAACGATTTCGCAGTTACACGAGGTTTACTCTGATATCAACAGAATTGATCCTTTTCGTTTTCCTTTACCCGGTCGCTATCATAATATATGAGAGACTGCTTACGAAAAAAATTAACTACTCGACATAAACAGATTCTGAGTTTCATTCGTGTCTTTAAAGCGAATTCTCGTTTGGCACCCTCTGTTCGGGAGAGCGGAAACTCGCTGGTCATTAAATCGCCGACCGGAGTCTATGGTCTGTTGAAAGTCATCGAAGCGAAAGGTCCACTGAAAAGAAATGTTTTATGTCGCGGGGGATTGAGGTGATCGAAAATCTTCGATCTCATTTTTTGTGGTGAAATTCAATAGCCGACCTGATCAACCAATGTCCGGGGCTTGGAATGTTCTGGACTTTTTAATGCACAGGACGATGTCAGTTTTGTCCTGGTAAATGATGTTACCCGGTCTTTATGCTTATATATACTCATCCCGATTACGTAATACGTAATATGACTGTTTAAGTGATTCAGGGATTTCGAAAAAAGTTTATTAGACACATTAGTAACAAGTATGGGTAATGAATATAGTTGGAATAAGCTCTTGTAAAACTCCAATGCAAATCTCACAGATGCAGATTTGCGGAAGCTGTTGGCAGCCTTGCCCGATCGCATTCGTTATGTGTTTGATGCCACAGCTCGACAGGTGATCGAACTCAGGCAGGCCCTTGATCGGTACACACAGACTCTTGAACGTCGCCATGCTGGAATCAGAGCAGCTGATCTTGTAGCTCGGATTCTTGGGATTCCTGGCGATCCACGAATCAATCAACAAGACGCTGATGATCGTTCAGCAGGCTATCCTCTAAGACGCTTTGCAGAGTCCGGGTTATTGCCTGGTTATGAATTCCCGTCCGAGCCAGCAGCGCTAAGGTTACTCGGAGATGAACATGAAGAAGCCCCATTTCCGTCACTCGTCGTTTTGGTATTGGGCAATTCCAACCTGTCACCAAGACTTCACGCGACTCAAGATGCATAAATACCAATCGATGAGCCCCGCAGCGTTGCAGCTCGACTCGTGTAGAAATCGCAGGCCTAGAGTGTTTTCGCATGACTTTTGCGAAACTGGTCCCAGGTGCCGGTACTTCGTTTCGGACTCGGCTCGATCCCTGCTTCCTTGACGAAATTTTTCGCCGTCTGAAGACAGATCCGGGTAATACCGAGTTTCTGAAGTTCCCCCAGGATGCGAATGTGGCCAAATCCCGTTTCACGGGCGATCTTGAGAACCAGTTCTCGTAGTACGGCACTCTTTCCTGGCCGACCGACAGCTTTTTTCTCCGGGTTTGTTTGTCTTCCCGTACCCAGCGATGAAACGTCCGGGGAGTGATGATCGTGATCAGTTCGTTGATTACTTTTCCGAGCGACTCACCATATTTCAGGAACTGCGAACGTTCGTGCGGTTTTGTATGAATCTCTCCTGCGGTACGGTTTCGCAAAATCCGGTTCTCATTTTTCAAGCAGGAGGACGTATTTGGCCAAGAGGCTGTTGGAATCAGTCGCAATCAGTGTCAGCAGGGGATGAAAAAGTTGGTTCATTGTAGTAAAATCAGTCTCGGTGGTAACATGCTGTAAAATAAGGAGATGTCACTTTATTTGTACCCCGCTGTGACACTTTCACATTCGATGGACGGCCTCTTCAAGTACCCTTTGGAACCTTCAGCG is a window of Gimesia chilikensis DNA encoding:
- a CDS encoding LexA family protein; amino-acid sequence: MRDCLRKKLTTRHKQILSFIRVFKANSRLAPSVRESGNSLVIKSPTGVYGLLKVIEAKGPLKRNVLCRGGLR